Below is a genomic region from Gasterosteus aculeatus chromosome 2, fGasAcu3.hap1.1, whole genome shotgun sequence.
AATCTGCAACATGGAACAACACCGGGGAGGCCCGCTCTCCCTGGGATCCACGTGGGGCAAACCGGGCCGGGCTGGGGCTCTTTAGCCGGGGGGATCCAAGGAGGCCCACTAACCAGGGGCCCTGACGCTGCGACGCAACCGGCAGCAGCTGTCACGCAGGCCATCGCGGCCTAACCAACGCCGCCTGTCACTCACCCAGCGGAGAGCCGTCAATCAGGCTGCACCCAGGAGGGAGCGGAGGGGAGGCGGGCCCCTGCCCGGCCCCAAACAAAGACATACTTACATTTGCAAGCGGTTTCAGCGGCACTACTATTTTGAAAGAATGATAGAGTGGTCCTGATAAGAGTAGTGACAAAGGACAAAGAGTGGAGGGGGGTCCGGGGAAGAGGGGGTCAGATAGTGGAGAGGTGGGAGAGCTTGATAACATTCACACTTTGCTTACATCTCTCCATTTGTGTTGCTGCCCCAGGGAAATCTCATTAGGGAGTTCTGGTTGGAGACCATtatgcatttgttttctgtgcTTCTCACTGAGCTGGTGTCTTTCGAGAGTTATTGCTTGTTTttattgggatttttttttaatattctgtcaaaatgtctgaaaacacatttaaaatatacaatTCATGTGTGGACATCTTCCCCGATAAAATGAATATAACCATCTTGTCTCCTCTGGCTCAGTTTCCACAGACAGAATCGTATCTGGTGCAGTAAATATAAACTAACAAGCAATAGGTGTGGAAGACTCTGCGGATTCTCTTTAAGCTTTTGTCGTCTTGTTCACACCTACCTAGGAGTTATTCTAATTGCGTGTTTCGTCCCTTTGTCGCTCACAGGTAGGGGATCGCTTGTAATTGAGGTCACACCTAAACCTTTTGTCCTGACCCGCTCATTAGCCCCCCTGCACCGTCGTTCTGCGTTTTCACCCGAAGCCCGGGCCTTTCTGTGCACCGAGTTATGTTGAATATGCACAGGATTAGGTTCACAGCACTGTCACAATACAGAGGAATGGCTTTTCTtatcacaggaaaaaaaaaagctaattccATCCTCTTTGCTATCTTGTACTGTATCTCTTGGGGTGCTGAGAACAATCGTCTCCCATTTGGtcacttctctctcctgcaAACGACTGACATCCTAATGGCAAACAGAACAAATTCAACCTGTCAGAGCAGGACCAACGCCTGCATTGTGGCAGAGCTGCcaaaagaggaagagaatgaAAAGAAGTTCTACAAGAGGGACAAAGGCCGCTGCCCTGAGCTGTTTGTGTTGTGAGATGTAGACTATGATGCCACAGGCCTCCCTCTCTTTGCACTAGCTGGACCATTGTTGCTCCTGTTCAAATTTGTTTTATGGTTCTGTGGACTCAACCCAAAGAAATTCCTACTTTCCTTGCACCTTTGCTGCGTTTTAGTTTCGGTGTCTCTTCATATTTGAGCCCATCGTTGCACTGGTCTACCCTCAACATGCGACATAATATCCCAAACACCTCCTTAAGATACCAAAACGCATCAACTGATGACTAAgacttttttaataaaataaatctggACCACAAAATTCAAAGAATGCTGAAAGCAGttcaaatgtcttgttttgtccaaaacccaaagattttcagtttattattattgtaaaaagCAAAGCCTGCTGTTTTTAAGAGCGGTACtagatttttattattattttatttgtttcagcATTTCTTCCAGAAACATTCCAATCTCTTGACGTGCATTTCAGAGTACAAAAATACCAACACCAATAGAAAACACATAATTATACGGCATCGGTTTAGAATTTGAAGTTTCTTTGTTTTCGGAGCAAATCTGCCGGTGAGATGAAAGACTACATTTATACGTTCAttcattatataataataaacattGCTTGATTGTAGACATTTTTTGTAACTTAAACAACTTTCCATTTtccagtcatttatttatttaaacttttgttttttaccacTTTGTATAATTTCAACAAGATGTTTCAACTAAACAATAAACTAAGTGAAAATACTCAGTAGGCATAAATTTGCTGAACAAGGAAATCAATATTAAATAGTTAAATGTTTGCAAGATTGCCATTTTAACTcttttatagattttttttaatttaaaggacTGACTGCGAATGTAACTTGAACTATGAAATCGCACGTATGCACAAGCTAAGATGTGTTAAATACATCTACGTGAATACTGTAAACCCTTATAATGCTTAAATATTATAAATCATTTTGAGTTTATGAGTCCGCAAAGATTTTCAGGAGTTATCAAAAGCAAATCCAGAAAAAAGACACTTATTGAATTAGTGAGTTAATACAAACTCATGAGTTAAATTGAAAGTACAACTCACAGCATTCCAAATATAACATTGGACATCCACAATTTGGATTAAGactaaaaaccaacaaaaagaggaatataaatctaaataaaatcatcaatctaaaacaaaaagatggtaaaataaatatttaaagtgtCTTTAGGTATCATCACCCTTCTTAATacttattataaaaaaatataaatgatgcAAGATGAAAGCTCCCTTGAACCCAAACACCGAGTTTATGTGCTTTTGAAGGGCatgaaggtggggggggggggcgcagtggAATAAGAAGTGTAAtcttctcctcttgtctccaacaaccccctacacacacacacacacacgcacacacacacacacacacacacacacacacacacacacacacacacacacacacacacacacacacacacacattagcatctGTTATCTCACAATTATCATATACATTAGTCAACACCTGTTTCGCTTAACTTCGTTTAATTAGTCGCATTGAAACGTTGCGCGTCATACAAAACAATGCCATCCGACATGTAAAAGGGACGTCTGTTATGGTTCAGACAATAAATTAACAAATACAAAGATTGTGAGAGGCCACTTCATAACTTGCTCATATTCATTCGATCATTAGATGAAAGGGCTGCAAGGAGTGTATTTGGAGAAGGCAACACATCCGTCCAGTGGCACTTTTACGCGTGCGTAAAACGTAATCTAATTGTTTATTCTCGCAAATGTAATGACATTGAGAAAGTTAATTCAATTCACAGAACTACAGATCTGTAAAGACTGAAGTGTCATAAGCGACAGTAGAATGTTGTTAACTGAATTCAGGTCATTTTCAAAGCTCCCGGTTGATTAGTGCTAGACATGCGAAGTGTTAAATTCGTCactaaaaacacatcaaactgGTGTAAGTGTCTTGAAAACTAAAGGTTCaataaaattcaaataaaaacaacgaaAACGTTCAAATAGAAAACATCATGTCACAAGAAATGTATCTCATGCTTGTATTCTTCTGTTTGAGAgctatatgtaaaaaaaaagtttcaggCTGTTCTTTAAATTAGATCAATGACATACCTAAAGACTGTATAACAAAAATATGAACTTACAGTTAAGCCTGAATCTCTATTCATccatcaaaagaaaaatgttgcaTATGTATTGAAACTTAAGTTCTTTACAAACAAATCGTGTGTCGCGATAAGCAGCGCGTATCTGGCCTCTCCACGAAAACGCTAAAAGGAACAGCGGAGGGCCCCTTTGATGGGATTTGTTGCCAGTGAAAGCTGCGGGTCTTTTGAACGTAGCTGTCAGTCACCACCGGTGGCacctccccctgcctcccccaccaGCGAACACTCGCTGGCAGCTGGGTGTATATAAATAGTCGCAGGAGGTCGGATCGCCACTCGAAGCCGAATAGCTGGGACGCAGGAAAGATGCCCGCATCGCAAACTGGAATTGGCAGCTTTTTCTTGGAGCGGAACATCAGCATGCCGACTGGATATCAGATCCCGTTGTTGGGATGCCCGCCGGgtttgcaacaacaacaacaacaacaacaacaggctcAGCATCTGGCAGCGATGGCAGCTGGAGTTCCGATAACGTACTCTGGACTACAGGGATACAACTTCATCCCCTACCCGCACCACCGGCACGTCGCACACATGGTGAGTTCAAGATTCACGGAAAGTTCCTGCCTTCACATTAAAAGCGCGTGGAATCGGTACAACTTATACACAGAAACGTGTGTAAAAGTCTGATCTTGGATCAGCTTCACAACTTATTTTCGGAAAAGGCATAAGGGAGATTTCCCACCCTGAGTTGTACCGAACTTATGTTAAGTTTCTTAAACTTTTCCGGAATCGATGAGTTcgggatgtttttttctctttattgcATTTGGGTTTCTAAATAATGAAAGCGCGCACTCTGTGTCAATGGTTGACGAACCCGCGCGTTATTGCGCACCATCGACACTCCTTTGCTTGCTCTGACGTTCCTTATCTCTGTTTTCCAGAACCACGGGTTTGACTTGAAGGCCACATCTCCCTACCATCACGCGCTACTGGCCCGCGGGGGCCCTTTCTATCCCCCGTACCGCCATGGAGTAGCCGAGGATCCCGGCAGGGTCGCCAAAGTGGCGTCCCGGGAGAGCACCGGGGCGCTCAAGGCGTGGCTCAACGAACACCTGAAGAACCCGTACCCCACCAAGGGCGAGAAAATCATGCTCGCCATCATCACCAAAATGAGCCTCACGCAGGTCTCCACCTGGTTCGCCAACGCGCGGCGACGTCTCAAGAAGGAGAACCGGGTCAGCTGGGCGTGTAAGGGCAAatcagacgaggaggaggacgacgagcaggagggagagagcgacgACGCCGACAGTTCCGCGCCGAACTGTCACCTGGACGAGGAGGAGCCGCGCGGCGACGCCGCGCGCGCCGACGAGCACGGAGACGGCGCGCCGGACGGCTCGGAGCGCGCGGACGCGCCGTCGGAGTTGCCGCGGCAGCAAAGCAGCGAGCGCGGAGACGGAAAACTTGCACTTGTTGTTGAGAAGGTTGAAAAGAGGGACGCTGATCACACGCGCTCCGCGTTGGAGAGTAAACAAGACATTGGCGCGCAGAAACCCAAAATCTGGTCTTTGGCCGAGACCGCCACCTCGGAGACGGTTAAGAGACCGCTGGACAGCATTTACCACCCGGCCGGGAAACTGTGGGCCGAGTGGGCTTCGAGAAACGGACTGTTCGTCCCGTCGTGTTACACCACGCGGGAAGTCGTCTGAGTGGGTATTTGGACACGCAGAAGAGACACTTTTCCACATCTATGCACTTTAAACTTTCAGACCTCGGGGATTTGGTCCTGAGGTTTGCAGTGAAACGAAACCCTGTCACGAGACCAAAGACTGAAACgtgttgttgtaaataaatgtagaTGTATTTTTCCATCGCCAACATGTAAATTATGTTTCCTTTGTctattcatgaataaatattttgcTTAAATAAAGTCAGCTTCTCGACATTCTGTTACTGCTGCATTGGACAACAACCTAATGTCGTATTCATACAGTTTCACCTCGGATAGATGGACCATTATGAAAACCTCGTGTTGATAAGGGAAACATTTTCTACAACATGTAACACAAAAAGAGAAGATGACGTATGCATGTAAATCGGATGAGTATTGGCCTTACTTTGCATATCAAACCCGCCCGAGGCTTTTTAATCTTCCCAAACAGGTTTGTTGGTCAGATGGTTGCTGGTTAATCCCtacaattacattttgaaaaatgccAGCCCTGAATTTTCTTAGATTTGAGGCAACTTCCCCTCAAATTGTGCACAATATGGACTTTCTTTAGTTCGGTCGGGGTCTGGAAGAGGGATTCTTCAGTGCCACTCGCACCAAATGTCCGTGTAAATTCAAAGGGCTGTACCTTCATTAATCCGGGGATAATGAGAAAGCCCCCGGGGGCCGTTGTTGCCTTGTCTTCTGGCCTTTGCCTCTGCATGCAAATCCCCACAGACAGGAACACACAGGGGGCAGATTAGCTCTCATCTGAGAGCCAACAGATGAACAGAATACAATATCACACAACCTCAAAATGTTACGGGATTCTTGTGAAACTAGTTAAAGCACTTAATTACACCTTTGCCCCTCCTTGTATCTAACGTTTGAGTTTGACACAGACCTCACCGGCGGGGTCGTGTCGGGACACTATTTGATGGGCTGACTCTGCAGCGGTGGAACGACAGCGCCCCTCAGAGGAAATCAAGTGGAGCTACAGCACGTTTTCATCCCATCACCTTCTGTGCTGGCGGGTCAAAGCAAAGTGTTCATTCAGGTATGATCtgtactttcttctttcttttatgtGCTGCTTTTGATTAAGATTCAAGGATTAAATAGATGCTTTTTG
It encodes:
- the irx7 gene encoding iroquois homeobox 7 is translated as MPASQTGIGSFFLERNISMPTGYQIPLLGCPPGLQQQQQQQQQAQHLAAMAAGVPITYSGLQGYNFIPYPHHRHVAHMNHGFDLKATSPYHHALLARGGPFYPPYRHGVAEDPGRVAKVASRESTGALKAWLNEHLKNPYPTKGEKIMLAIITKMSLTQVSTWFANARRRLKKENRVSWACKGKSDEEEDDEQEGESDDADSSAPNCHLDEEEPRGDAARADEHGDGAPDGSERADAPSELPRQQSSERGDGKLALVVEKVEKRDADHTRSALESKQDIGAQKPKIWSLAETATSETVKRPLDSIYHPAGKLWAEWASRNGLFVPSCYTTREVV